The window GTCACACGCTTGACATCCTTGCCAAAGAGCTTTAAAACCCGGCAGGCCTGGTTGCTGATGGCGTCCATCGAGCGCAGCAGCGGGGTCTTTTTATCGAGCACCTCGCCGGTGTAGGAGCAGAACGCCGTCGGGATGCACAAGGTGTTATCCTTAATAAACGCATAGGAGGTCGGGTCCCAGGCCGTGTAGCCGCGGGCCTCAAAGGTCGCACGCAGACCGCCCGACGGGAACGAAGACGCATCCGGTTCGCCCTTGATGAGCTCCTTGCCCGAAAACTCCATAATGACCGCGCCATCGCCGCACGGGGATAGGAACGAGTCGTGCTTTTCAGCCGTCACGCCGGTCATGGGCTGGAACCAGTGGGTGAAGTGCGTCGCGCCCTTGGAGATGGCCCAGTCCTTCATCGCGTTGGCGACCACGCCTGCGATCTGGGGGTCGAGCGCTGTGCCCTCGGTCATGGTGCGCTTGAGCGCCTTATAGGTTTCCTTGGGCAGCCGTTCCTTCATGGCAGCTTCGTTAAACACCATGCTGCCGAACAATTCGGGTACATTCCGCATTGTCTTTTCCTCCTAAGTATTCAAGATGTGCCGGGGAAAAAAGAAAAAGCGCCGCAGTCAAATCTTTGACCGCAGCGCCTTTGCTGTTCACGAGCCAAATTATAGGCCGGTTTTGCAGCTTTGTCAAGGCGTTTTTCCAGGTAAATTTTTATTTTTACCGAACTTCGCCGCATTTTACAAGGCATTCCCCCTTTTTTCTCCCCCGTTTTATGAAAAATGCAAGAAATGAATTCTCCTCCTGCATTTTCGCATTTTTCCTCTTGACCATTGCCCGCCCGTGCGGTACAATAAGCCCATGAACAAAGGCGTTCCTCCAGATAGCAGAACTGCTAGAGGGCTTCCCCTCTCTGCTGCGCTCTGGATGAGCGCCTTTTTTCGTTTTCCGGGCAGGGACGCCCGGTTTGGCAGCCCCTTTTTCATTACAAATCGGAGCTGCCTTGTGATTTTTGTGAGGAGGGAGATCCCCATGCTTTTGAAAGAAGGTCAAGTCCGCATCCCGGCCGGCTGCGCCATCTCCGGCATCTTCCATAAGGACGGCAAACGTGAAAATGGTGAAAACATCATTCGCTCGATCGCTACCATGCACGACCGCTCCAATGGACTGGGCGGCGGTTTTGCCGCCTATGGCATTTATCCGGAATATAAAGATGATTATGCGTTCCACGTGTTTTTCGACGACGAGCGCGCCAAGGAGGCGTGTGAAGCCTTCTTAAAAAAGAATTTTGAGGTCATCTCCATGGCCAAGATCCCGACCCGCCGGCACCCCCGCATCACCGACGAGCCCATGATCTTCCGCTATTTTGTCCAGCCGCTGCCGACCGTTCTCGAGTTTTCGCAGCTCGACGAACGCGAATTCGTCGCCCGCCGCGTCATCTATGTCAACCACAACATCGACGGCGCGTACATCTTCTCTTCGGGCAAGAATGTCGGTGTCTTCAAGGCCAACGGCTACCCCGAAGATGTCGGCGAATACTACATGCTGGAAAACTATGAGGCTTACTCGTGGACCTGCCATGGCCGCTATCCGACCAACACCCCCGGCTGGTGGGGCGGCGCGCATCCGTTTGCGCTGCTGGACACCACGGTCGTCCACAACGGCGAAATTTCCAGCTATGACGCCAACCGCCGGTTTATTGAGATGTTCGGTTATTCGTGCGACCTGCTGACCGACACCGAGGTCATTACCTATATTATCGATTACCTGGGCCGCAAGCTGGGGCTGACCTATCCCGAGATCGCCAATGTCATTGCCGCGCCCTTCTGGTCGACCATTGAAAGCAAGGAACCGGCCGAGCGCGAGCGCCTGACCTACTTGCGCAACGCATTCGCTTCCCTGCTCGTCACCGGCCCGTTCTCCATCCTGGTGGGCTTTGACGGCGGCCTGATGGCCCTCAATGACCGTCTGAAGCTGCGCTCGATGGTGGTCGGCGAAAAGGACGAAACGGTCTATATCGCGTCCGAAGAATGCGCCATCCGCGTAGTGGAACCCGAGCTGGACCGCATCTGGGCGCCGCGCGGCGGCGAAGCGGTCATCGTCCATTTAAATGATAGGGGGCAGCAGTAATGGCTATTGATTTTCTGTATCCGCAATATGAGGTGGTCCGTAACATGGACCGCTGCATCACCTGCCGCGCCTGCGAACGCCAGTGCGCAAACGAAGTCCATAAATACGATGTCGATTTTGGCTACATGACCTCGGACGAGAGCAAGTGCGTCAACTGCCACCGCTGTGTATCGCTCTGCCCGACTCGGGCGCTCAAGATCGTCAAGACCGACCATACCTTTAAAGAGAACGCCAACTGGACGGGCAAGGCCATTTCCGAGGTCTACCGCCAGGCAGGTTCGGGCGGTGTCCTGCTCAGCTCCATGGGCAACCCGGAACCCTACCCGATCTACTGGGATAAAATCCTCATCAACGCCTCCCAGGTGACCAACCCGTCCATCGACCCGCTGCGCGAGCCGATGGAAACCCGCACCTTCCTCGGCAAAAAGCCGGGCAAGATCGAGCGCGACGCAAACGGCAACCTGATTCCCAATATGGCGCCTCAGCTCAAGCTCGACGTGCCGATCATGTTCTCGGCCATGAGCTACGGTTCGATTTCCTACAACGCGCACGCATCGCTCGCCCGCGCGGCCGTCGAGCTCGGCACCTACTACAACACCGGTGAGGGCGGTCTGCACGAGGACTTCTACCAGTACGGCCCGCACACCATCGTCCAGGTTGCATCCGGTCGTTTCGGTGTCCATAAAGATTACCTGGAAGCCGGCGCCGCCATTGAAATCAAGATGGGCCAGGGCGCAAAGCCGGGCATCGGCGGCCATCTACCCGGCCTGAAGGTTGGTCCGGACATCTCCAAGACCCGTATGATCCCCCGCGGCACGGACGCCATCTCCCCGGCGCCCCACCACGATATTTACTCGATCGAAGACCTGCGGCAGCTTGTCTTCTCGCTCAAGGAAGCGACCGATTACAAAAAGCCGGTTATGGTCAAGATTGCGGCTGTGCACAACGTTGCGGCCATCGCATCCGGCGTGGCCCGCTCGGGCGCAGACGTCATCTGCATTGACGGCTACCGCGGCGGCACGG of the Intestinibacillus sp. Marseille-P6563 genome contains:
- a CDS encoding class II glutamine amidotransferase, with translation MLLKEGQVRIPAGCAISGIFHKDGKRENGENIIRSIATMHDRSNGLGGGFAAYGIYPEYKDDYAFHVFFDDERAKEACEAFLKKNFEVISMAKIPTRRHPRITDEPMIFRYFVQPLPTVLEFSQLDEREFVARRVIYVNHNIDGAYIFSSGKNVGVFKANGYPEDVGEYYMLENYEAYSWTCHGRYPTNTPGWWGGAHPFALLDTTVVHNGEISSYDANRRFIEMFGYSCDLLTDTEVITYIIDYLGRKLGLTYPEIANVIAAPFWSTIESKEPAERERLTYLRNAFASLLVTGPFSILVGFDGGLMALNDRLKLRSMVVGEKDETVYIASEECAIRVVEPELDRIWAPRGGEAVIVHLNDRGQQ
- a CDS encoding glutamate synthase-related protein; the protein is MAIDFLYPQYEVVRNMDRCITCRACERQCANEVHKYDVDFGYMTSDESKCVNCHRCVSLCPTRALKIVKTDHTFKENANWTGKAISEVYRQAGSGGVLLSSMGNPEPYPIYWDKILINASQVTNPSIDPLREPMETRTFLGKKPGKIERDANGNLIPNMAPQLKLDVPIMFSAMSYGSISYNAHASLARAAVELGTYYNTGEGGLHEDFYQYGPHTIVQVASGRFGVHKDYLEAGAAIEIKMGQGAKPGIGGHLPGLKVGPDISKTRMIPRGTDAISPAPHHDIYSIEDLRQLVFSLKEATDYKKPVMVKIAAVHNVAAIASGVARSGADVICIDGYRGGTGAAPTRIRDSVGIPIELALAAVDQRLRDEGIRDQVSIVVGGSIRNSGDLLKAIALGADACYIATSALLALGCHLCRTCQTGKCNWGIATQRPDLVKRLNPDIGSKRLVNLVTAWDHELKEMMGGMGINSIEALRGNRLMLRGLGLNQKELDILGIKHAGE